The Candidatus Krumholzibacteriota bacterium genome includes a window with the following:
- the groES gene encoding co-chaperone GroES → MKIKPLADRVLVKPLDQKEVKKGNIIIPDTAKEKPQEGEIIAVGKGRLNETNGERIALEVKKGDRVLYGKYSGTEITVDDVEYLILRESDILAVL, encoded by the coding sequence ATGAAGATCAAGCCGTTGGCCGATCGGGTTCTCGTCAAGCCTCTTGACCAGAAGGAGGTCAAGAAGGGCAATATCATCATTCCCGACACCGCCAAGGAGAAGCCCCAGGAGGGCGAGATCATCGCCGTGGGCAAGGGCCGTCTCAACGAGACGAACGGCGAGCGCATCGCGCTCGAGGTGAAGAAGGGCGACCGCGTCCTCTACGGCAAGTATTCCGGCACCGAGATCACCGTCGACGACGTCGAGTACCTGATTCTCAGGGAGAGCGACATCCTCGCCGTCCTCTAG
- a CDS encoding type III pantothenate kinase — translation MSRTLLIDRGNRSLKAALVREGHIVDRREGASNDAAIVKSMAAAADRAVLSCVVPAALAAIRGALAEAGLPVVEAGAQRQLPFPLLVERPDRLGADRIAAACGAAALGLEEAVIVDAGTAVTVDCLSRRGFLGGTIFPGPALLLSSLHRGTGALPELDTIGQDAPLPGRSTREAIAAGVLRGLAAAVRGLVDASLAVLGDNVPVLLTGGAAGPAGAGLGPETRREPDLIFLGLELIGQMNGPGASN, via the coding sequence GTGAGCCGGACATTGCTCATCGACCGGGGCAACCGTTCGCTGAAGGCCGCCCTCGTGCGGGAGGGGCACATCGTCGACCGGCGGGAGGGCGCCTCAAACGACGCGGCGATCGTGAAGTCGATGGCGGCGGCGGCCGACCGCGCCGTCCTCTCCTGCGTCGTCCCCGCCGCGCTCGCGGCCATCCGCGGGGCTCTCGCCGAGGCGGGTCTCCCCGTCGTCGAGGCGGGAGCGCAACGGCAACTCCCCTTCCCGCTGCTCGTCGAGCGTCCCGATCGCCTCGGCGCCGACCGCATCGCGGCCGCCTGCGGCGCGGCGGCGCTCGGCCTCGAGGAGGCGGTGATCGTCGACGCCGGCACGGCGGTCACCGTCGACTGCCTCTCGCGGCGCGGCTTTCTCGGCGGGACGATCTTTCCCGGCCCCGCGCTTCTTCTCTCCTCGCTCCACCGGGGGACGGGCGCCCTCCCCGAACTCGACACGATCGGACAGGACGCGCCCCTGCCCGGCCGCTCGACACGCGAGGCGATCGCCGCCGGCGTCCTCCGCGGGCTCGCCGCGGCCGTGCGGGGCCTCGTCGATGCGTCCCTCGCCGTCCTCGGCGACAACGTTCCCGTCCTTTTGACCGGCGGGGCGGCCGGCCCGGCCGGCGCCGGTCTCGGACCCGAAACACGGCGGGAGCCGGACCTCATCTTCCTCGGACTCGAGCTGATCGGCCAGATGAACGGCCCCGGCGCCTCAAACTGA
- a CDS encoding biotin--[acetyl-CoA-carboxylase] ligase, with protein sequence MVPLPAPDLHPATLRRLLGECRLGRPVCLLEQTSSTNDVAAAAAAKGAPEGALFVAAGQSAGRGRAGRGWVSLEGGLAFSLLLRPARNPAGLTCLFGLAAVRAIDRFAAGAGVKWPNDVWIDGLKAGGILAEAKGGAVVVGMGLDVNETPAALAAGVDAPAVSLRVAAKRVFHRGEVLAAILDSFGEIYDAWTREGFAPVRGAYEERMLWRGERVTLPDGLSGRLAGVDDAGCAVVETNGGRRVIAAGDLSLRKEEP encoded by the coding sequence ATGGTGCCGTTGCCCGCCCCGGACCTGCACCCTGCGACGCTGCGCCGGCTTCTGGGCGAGTGCCGCCTGGGGCGCCCGGTCTGCCTCCTCGAGCAAACCAGTTCGACCAACGACGTCGCGGCAGCGGCCGCGGCGAAGGGCGCGCCCGAGGGCGCCCTCTTCGTCGCCGCAGGACAATCGGCGGGGCGCGGGCGTGCCGGACGCGGGTGGGTATCGCTCGAGGGCGGTCTCGCCTTCTCGCTCCTCCTCCGTCCCGCGCGGAATCCCGCCGGGCTGACCTGTCTTTTCGGCCTCGCCGCCGTCCGGGCGATCGACCGCTTCGCCGCGGGCGCGGGCGTGAAGTGGCCGAACGACGTCTGGATCGACGGCCTGAAGGCGGGGGGGATCCTCGCCGAGGCGAAGGGCGGGGCCGTGGTCGTCGGCATGGGGCTCGACGTGAACGAGACGCCGGCCGCGCTCGCGGCGGGCGTCGACGCGCCGGCCGTCTCCCTGCGCGTCGCTGCGAAACGAGTTTTTCACCGGGGAGAGGTTCTCGCCGCGATCCTGGACTCCTTCGGGGAAATCTACGACGCCTGGACGCGGGAGGGATTCGCCCCCGTCAGGGGCGCCTACGAGGAACGGATGCTCTGGCGGGGAGAGCGGGTGACCCTTCCGGACGGGCTTTCGGGACGCCTCGCCGGGGTCGACGACGCTGGATGCGCCGTGGTCGAGACGAACGGGGGGCGGCGGGTAATCGCCGCGGGGGACCTGTCGCTCCGGAAGGAGGAGCCGTGA
- the nadC gene encoding carboxylating nicotinate-nucleotide diphosphorylase, producing MDRELRRLVDGALAEDRADADATTTLLVDAGARGLAVITAKAPGVISGHRAAEAVFARLDDSIRYRRGREDGERVAAGDRTATIEGPLAPILAGERTALNFLGRLSGVATLTSRFAAAVDGTGTTILDTRKTTPGLRRLEKEAVVHGGGANHRANLAAMVLVKENHIAAAGGLGLVIALLKPEELAAAEIEVSSLAELAELREATPFRVMLDNFDPGSIAAAVREVESWPRRPEIEVSGGITLESVARYALPGVDFISVGSLTSSAPSLDLSLTLEAR from the coding sequence ATGGACAGGGAGTTACGCCGGCTCGTGGACGGGGCGCTCGCCGAGGACCGCGCTGACGCCGATGCGACGACGACCCTCCTCGTGGACGCCGGCGCCCGCGGGCTCGCGGTGATCACGGCGAAGGCGCCGGGCGTCATCTCGGGGCACCGGGCGGCGGAGGCCGTCTTCGCGCGTCTCGACGATTCCATCAGGTACCGTCGCGGCCGCGAGGACGGCGAACGGGTCGCCGCCGGCGACCGCACGGCGACGATCGAGGGGCCGCTCGCCCCGATCCTGGCGGGGGAGCGGACGGCGCTCAATTTCCTCGGCCGCCTCTCCGGCGTGGCCACCTTGACGAGCAGGTTCGCGGCGGCCGTCGACGGGACGGGAACGACGATCCTCGACACGCGGAAAACGACGCCGGGGTTGCGCCGGCTGGAGAAGGAAGCCGTCGTGCACGGCGGCGGGGCCAATCATCGCGCGAACCTCGCCGCGATGGTCCTCGTCAAGGAGAACCACATCGCCGCGGCCGGCGGGCTCGGCCTCGTGATCGCCCTGCTCAAGCCGGAAGAGCTCGCGGCCGCCGAGATCGAGGTGTCCTCCCTCGCCGAGCTCGCCGAGCTGCGGGAGGCGACGCCGTTCCGGGTCATGCTCGACAACTTCGATCCCGGTTCGATCGCCGCGGCGGTGCGCGAGGTGGAAAGCTGGCCCCGGAGGCCGGAGATAGAGGTCTCGGGCGGGATCACGCTCGAGAGCGTCGCCCGGTACGCGCTGCCCGGCGTCGATTTCATATCGGTCGGTTCGCTGACCTCCTCGGCCCCCTCGCTCGATCTCTCGCTCACACTGGAGGCGCGCTGA
- the groL gene encoding chaperonin GroEL (60 kDa chaperone family; promotes refolding of misfolded polypeptides especially under stressful conditions; forms two stacked rings of heptamers to form a barrel-shaped 14mer; ends can be capped by GroES; misfolded proteins enter the barrel where they are refolded when GroES binds): MAKQIKFDVDARDRLKAGVDILANAVKVTLGPRGRNVILDKKFGSPTITNDGVTIAKEIELKDPWENMGAQMVKEVATKTQDVAGDGTTTATILAQAIIKEGLKNVTAGANPMFIKKGIHKAVDAAVDYIKKRSRQVRKREEIASVATISSNNDKEIGELIAEAMDAVGKDGVITVDEAKSMDTSLEKVEGMQFDRGYLSPYFVTDAERMETILEDAYVLIHDKKISAMKDLLPVLEKVAQLNKPLLIIAEDVEGEALATLVVNKLRGTLQVAAVKAPGFGDRRKAMLEDIAVLTGGRVVSEETGFKLENAVVTDLGQARKITIDKENTTVIEGAGKAAKVKERVNQIKVQIEDTTSDYDREKLQERLAKLAGGVAVIKVGAATETEMKEKKARVEDALAATRAAVEEGIVPGGGITLLQAADAIGKLELSAEEKIGATIVMRALEEPVKMIAANAGQEGSVVVEALKREKNKDVGYNAAVGEYMNMLEAGIVDPTKVARSALQNAASIAALLLTTECIITEIPEKDSAPEMPGGMGGMGGGMGGMY; this comes from the coding sequence ATGGCCAAGCAGATCAAATTCGATGTGGACGCCCGCGACCGGCTCAAGGCGGGCGTGGACATCCTCGCGAACGCGGTCAAGGTGACACTCGGTCCTCGCGGCCGGAACGTCATCCTCGACAAGAAATTCGGCTCACCCACGATCACCAACGACGGCGTGACGATCGCCAAGGAGATCGAACTGAAGGATCCGTGGGAGAACATGGGCGCGCAGATGGTCAAGGAAGTGGCCACGAAGACCCAGGACGTCGCCGGCGACGGCACGACGACCGCCACGATCCTCGCCCAGGCGATCATCAAGGAAGGCCTGAAGAACGTCACGGCCGGCGCCAACCCGATGTTCATCAAGAAGGGGATCCACAAGGCCGTCGATGCGGCCGTCGATTACATCAAGAAGCGCTCCCGCCAGGTCCGCAAGCGCGAGGAGATCGCTTCGGTCGCCACGATCTCGTCGAACAACGACAAGGAGATCGGCGAGCTGATCGCCGAGGCGATGGACGCGGTCGGCAAGGACGGCGTCATCACGGTCGACGAGGCGAAATCGATGGACACGAGCCTCGAGAAGGTCGAGGGGATGCAGTTCGACCGCGGCTACCTCAGCCCCTACTTCGTCACCGACGCCGAGCGGATGGAGACGATTCTCGAGGACGCCTACGTGCTCATCCACGACAAGAAGATCTCCGCGATGAAGGACCTCCTGCCCGTTCTCGAGAAGGTCGCGCAGCTCAACAAGCCGCTCCTGATCATCGCCGAGGACGTCGAGGGCGAGGCTCTCGCGACGCTCGTGGTCAACAAGCTCCGCGGGACCCTGCAGGTCGCCGCGGTGAAGGCCCCCGGCTTCGGCGATCGCCGCAAGGCGATGCTCGAGGACATCGCCGTCCTCACCGGCGGCCGCGTGGTCTCCGAGGAGACCGGCTTCAAGCTCGAGAACGCCGTCGTCACCGATCTCGGCCAGGCGAGGAAGATCACGATCGACAAGGAGAACACGACCGTCATCGAGGGGGCCGGCAAGGCCGCCAAGGTGAAGGAGCGCGTGAACCAGATCAAGGTGCAGATCGAGGACACCACCTCCGATTACGATCGCGAGAAGCTCCAGGAGCGGCTGGCGAAGCTGGCCGGCGGCGTCGCCGTCATCAAGGTCGGGGCCGCGACCGAGACCGAGATGAAGGAGAAGAAGGCGCGCGTCGAGGACGCCCTCGCCGCCACCCGCGCGGCCGTCGAGGAGGGCATCGTCCCCGGCGGCGGCATCACGCTGCTCCAGGCCGCAGACGCGATCGGCAAGCTCGAGCTCTCCGCCGAGGAGAAGATCGGGGCGACGATCGTCATGCGCGCCCTCGAGGAGCCCGTCAAGATGATCGCGGCCAACGCCGGGCAGGAAGGCTCGGTCGTGGTCGAGGCCCTCAAGAGGGAAAAGAACAAGGACGTCGGCTACAACGCCGCCGTCGGCGAATACATGAACATGCTCGAGGCCGGCATCGTCGATCCGACGAAGGTCGCGCGCAGCGCCCTGCAGAACGCCGCGAGCATCGCGGCCCTGCTGCTCACCACCGAGTGCATCATCACCGAGATCCCGGAGAAGGATTCGGCTCCGGAGATGCCCGGCGGCATGGGCGGCATGGGCGGCGGCATGGGTGGCATGTACTAG